The following coding sequences are from one Acipenser ruthenus unplaced genomic scaffold, fAciRut3.2 maternal haplotype, whole genome shotgun sequence window:
- the LOC117414434 gene encoding putative carbonic anhydrase 3 encodes MPLSLSLSVFLGLIALSSGSESSVEWCYTEENCKPDTWVRFGYCNGQRQSPIDIDHTNVWRNNTLTEFNFTQYNQKNLMKDIVNRGHTVQVNLAEGAEVSGGGLNGSYSAKQFHFHWGNGHSKPGSEHRVNAMQYPMEMHIVHFKKGLTTEEVLQDPEGIAALGFFIDVSVDSSHDSAWGKIVHFLDDIPTKDMNKSLSLDLSLDDLLSGVNRSRFYRYYGSLTTPNCNEVVVWTVFQEPITISAYLIDQFAQSVHSVDGHVRKVLDSFRPPQPINSRRVQASPGVTAEPWRTTRHVHLEAESCQKLAAGSLSLCASYLAVAVATLLSLL; translated from the exons ATGCCGTTGTCTTTGTCACTATCAGTCTTTCTGGGCTTGATCGCTCTGTCTTCTGGAAGTGAAA gcaGTGTAGAATGGTGCTACACTGAAGAAAACTGCA agCCGGACACATGGGTCAGGTTTGGTTACTGTAACGGCCAGAGACAATCTCCCATCGATATTGACCACACCAACGTTTGGAGAAACAACACCCTCACTGAGTTTAATTTCACACAATACAACCAGAAAAACTTGATGAAGGATATTGTGAACAGAGGACACACAG TGCAAGTGAACCTGGCTGAGGGCGCGGAGGTCAGTGGGGGCGGGCTGAACGGCTCTTACTCTGCGAAGCAGTTCCATTTCCACTGGGGAAACGGGCACTCGAAACCGGGGTCCGAGCACAGGGTGAACGCCATGCAGTATCCCATGGAG aTGCACATCGTTCATTTCAAGAAAGGACTTACTACTGAGGAAGTCCTTCAAGACCCAGAAGGCATTGCAGCCCTGGGATTCTTCATTGAC GTCTCGGTTGACTCGTCACATGACTCTGCCTGGGGGAAGATCGTTCACTTTCTCGATGATATCCCGACTAAGG ACATGAACAAGTCCCTCTCTCTAGACCTCTCTCTGGATGACCTCCTCTCAGGTGTCAATCGGAGCCGTTTCTATAGATACTATGGTTCCCTGACCACGCCCAACTGCAATGAGGTCGTCGTGTGGACAGTCTTCCAAGAGCCAATCACAATCAGCGCCTACCTG ATTGACCAGTTTGCCCAGTCTGTCCACTCCGTAGACGGCCACGTCCGCAAGGTGCTCGACAGCTTCCGTCCTCCCCAGCCAATCAACAGCCGCCGCGTCCAGGCGTCGCCGGGGGTAACGGCGGAGCCCTGGCGGACGACGCGCCACGTTCACCTGGAAGCTGAAAGTTGTCAAAAGCTGGCCGCGGGGTCACTTTCTCTCTGCGCTAGCTACCTCGCTGTCGCCGTGGCAACCTTGCTGAGCCTCCTTTAA